GCGGGGGCTGCCCGTCATCCTGGTGCGCCCCGAGACCACTCCCGAGGACATCTCGGGCATGTACATCGCCCGCGGCATCCTCACCGCCCGCGGCGGCATGACCAGCCACGCCGCGGTGGTGGCCCGGGGCATGGGCGTGCCCGCGGTGGTGGGGGTGGCCGCGCTCTCGCTCAACCTCGAGGAGCGCAGCTTCCGCCTCGGCGACCGCAGCTTCAAGGAAGGCGACGTGATCAGCCTGGACGGCACCACCGGCAAGGTCTTCGCCGGCGAGGTCGCCCTAAGCGAAGGGGGCAGCGGCGCCTACCTGCAGCGGCTGCTCGAGTGGGCCGAACCCCACCGCGAGCTGGGCGTGCGCGCCAACGCCGACACCCCGGCGGACGCCCGGCGCGCCCGCGAGCTTGGGGCCGAGGGCATCGGGTTGGTGCGCACCGAGCACATGTTCTTTGACCCCGAGCGCATTCCCTGGGTGCGGGCGCTGATCCTCGCCGAGACCGAGAAGGAAGAACGCGAGGCCCTCGACCGGCTCTTCGCCTTCCAGCGGGCCGACTTCATGGGGCTTTTGGAGGCCATGGACGGCCTGCCGGTGACCGTGCGCCTGCTCGACCCGCCGCTGCACGAGTTCCTGCCGCCGCTGGTGGAGCTCGAGCGCAAGGAGGCCGCGGGGGCGCTCGCCCCCGGCGAGGCCAAGGTGCTGGCCCAGGTGCGCCAGCTGCACGAGGTGAACCCCATGCTCGGCTTCCGCGGGGTGCGGCTCCTGCTGGTGCGGCCGGAGATCCTGCGCATGCAGACGGCCGCGCTCCTCAGCGCCACCCGCGCGCTCATGGAGCAGGGGAGGGATCCGCGCCCCGAGCTGATGATCCCGCTGGTCTCCACCCCCGAGGAGGTGGAGCAGGCGCTCGCGGTGGTGCGCGAGGTCTTCGCCGAGTTCGATCTGGTGCTGCCCGTGGGCACGATGGTCGAGACCCCGCGCGCGGCGCTGGTGGCGGGGGCGATCGCGCCGCTCGTCGACTTCTTCAGCTTCGGCACCAACGACCTGACCCAGCTCACCTTCGGCATCAGCCGCGACGACGCCGGCCACTTCCTGCCCCGCTACCTCGACGCCCGCACCTTCGCCCACGACCCCACCGAGCGCCTCGACGCCGCGGCGGTGGGCCGGCTCCTCGAGATCGCGGTGCGCGAGGGGCGCGCCGCCAACCCGAACCTCAAGCTGGGCCTCTGCGGCGAACACGGCGGCGAGGCGCAGTCGGTGCACCTGGCCCAGCGGCTGGGGCTCGACTACGTCTCGGCCTCGCCCTTCCGGGTGCTCACCGCACGCCTGGCTGCGGCCCAGGCGGCGCTGGCGGGGGGCAGTTCTCGGGCTCGAGCCTGAGCGGGAGAAGGGCTCCCAGGTAGGTTTCCACCTCGCCGTCCATGACCACGTCGGCCGCCTGCAGGTAGGGCGGCGGCGGGTCGCGCAGCCAATCCTTGCCCCGCGGCAGGATGCGGTAGACGTGGCCGCTGAAGGCGTGGACCGCCCAGCGCCCGTCGCTCCAGAAGGGCCCGTCGAAGAGGAGCGCGTCGCAGCTGCGGTAGCGGCCGTCCTGACGGGTGGGCAGGCGCACGAGTTCCAGGCGGTGGGCCGGGGAGGCTCCCAGTTCGCTCAGGCGGGCGCGCGCTTCTTCCTCGTCGAGCGGTCCGGCCGGCGAGGGGCATTCCATCAGGGCGTATCCCCCGCCCACGCTTTCGGATTCGCGCAGCGCCGGAACGGCGAGCAGGGCCAGGCAACGCCCGCTCTCGGGATCGCGCAGCGGAACGTAGAACTCCGGGCCGGTCTGGATGCGCAGTGCGGTCCACACCTGCGCACGCGCCTGATCATGCGAAAGCTCCACCCCGTAGCGGGCAAAGAGCCGCTGGAGGCTCGTGGCGGCCTGGTCCGAGAGCAGCCGGTCGAGGCCCCTTTCGGGCGGACGTTCGGGCAGGCGCACCAGTGAGCCCACGCGCAGCAGCGGGTACACTTCGAGCGCGTCGAGCGCGGGCGTTTCGGGGTCGTAGCGGTCGAGCCGGGCACGGTTCTCGGCACCCTGGACGACGTCGCGCAGGTTCTGGATCGTGAGCGACGAACCCCACAGCTGGCGCAGCCAGGGCAGGAGGTCCTCCTCGGTGATGGCTTCCAGCTTTTCTGCTTGGCGCGGCAGCCAGGCGACGGCGCCTTCGAGCGGCGGCGGCTCGCCGGGTGCGGCGACGGGCTCGAGGGGGGCGTCCGGAACCGCGTCGGTGCAGAGTAGCGGCTCGAGCGCGTAGGGCGCGACGATCCGGAGCGGATCGTCTCCACTGCGGTAGTGCGGGGCCGCCACCGGCGGCTCGGCCGCGGGCTCCGGGTCGAAGCGGGGCCGGACGCGGTAGGCCGTTCCGTAGCGCAGGTCCACCGCGTACCGCCCGTCGGTCCAAACGCCCTTGTCGGGGTCGAGGGCAAACGCGCGTTCGTAGCACGTGCGCGGCATCACGCCCCCGCGGGGTATGCCCAGGCCGCGCAGCGGCCGCAGCGGGCCCGCGGGGCCTAGACCGAAGCGTTCCAGCAGCCGCTGCGCGGCGGCCCGCGTCAGGTAGCCCCGTTCGGGGCAGGCGGTCAGGGAAAAGCTCGTCCCGCCCTCGTGCCACCACGCCGGGTATTCGAACAGGGCCACGCACGCGCCGGCTTGGTTCACGAAGGGAACCAGGAACCACGGGCCGGCCTGCCGCAGAGCGTCCTGCCAGTACCACCGTTTGATCTGCTCGAGCCAGCGGCCGCGCTCGGGGTCGCTCGCCTCGATCTTCCATTCGCGCAGTTTGCGCTCCGCCAGGCGCTCGAGGGCGCCGGCCAGCGGACCGTCTGCGGGCATGGGGGTGTCGGGGCCGAAGGGCGCGTCGACGCGGAGCGGTTTGGCGACACGAAAGGCTTCGCCGGCCGGGCTCGAGCCCTCGAGTCCGGCGAAGCGGTCGCCCGCCGGCTCCGGGCCGTCTTCGTAGAGCCGGACGAACTCGCTTACGCTCGTCGTTTCCAAGAAGAATTGCGCCTCACCCAGCACGTAGGCCTCGGAAACCGGGCGCAGGCCGGCGGCGTTGATGCGGGCGAGGTCGTCCAGGCGCGCCGGTGGCGGCCCGAAGGCGGAGGCCGGGGCGAGCAGCGCTCCGAGCACGGCGCCCAGCAGGGCGGTGCGGAGCCGCATCACCGCACCCTCTCCGAAGCGCAGTGGACGGGCTCGAGCCGTACGGGCAGGTAGAAGACCAAGAACTCCAGGCCGCCCCCGTCCCCGTCCGACCGCTCGATCCACGCGTACGGTTCGGGCGCCTGGGTCAGGTAGTTGAGGCCCTCGGGCAGGATGCGGTAGAGGTTGCCGCTCTGCCCGTTCAGGGCGTAGCGACCGTCGCTCCAGTAAGGAACGAGCAGGGCCTCTTCGTCGCCTGGGCAGTCGAGGGTGCGGGGATCGGGGCGATGGAAGAGCAGCACGGCTTCGAGCGGACCCCGGGGTTCGACCCCGGCCTCACGGAAGCGGGTAGCGGCCGCGCCGGCGCTGCGCACGGGGTCGGGGGTGCGGCAGGCCGCCAGCATTTCTCCGAAGCCGCCCGCCTCGTCCTGTACGGGAACGCTCGCCATGAGGACGCAGCGCCCCTTTTCGTCGACCAGCTCGGTGTAGTACCGCGAGACGAAGAGGCCCCGGGTGAACGTCCAGACTCGCTGTCGGGCCTCTTCGAGCGTAAGGGCGGGGGTGCCCAGAGGGACGCGCATCCGGTCCCGGGCGACGGCGTCGAGGGCCAGGTCAACGAGCGGATCGTTCGGCGGGTTCTCGGGCAGGCGCACCAGCGAACGCACGAAGTAGGGCTCGCGCAGCTGCAGGACGTCCATTACCGGCGTTTCCTCGGGAAGGGCCGCCAGCGCCTCGAGCGCCCAGGGCGGCAGGCGCTCGCCGAAGATCGAGCGCAGCATGCCCACGTCACTGCGAAAAAGAAAGCCGTCCTCGAATCGACGGCGCGCCGCTTCGGGCGTCGGACGGTCCGGACCGCCCTGTGCCAGTTGCCGCTCCAGGAGGGCGCTGCGTTTTCGGGCGGACATCACCGAGGCGGGTAGCCGGCCTTGCGGCCGGGTCCCCTCGTAGTCGTCGCGCTGGGGGTCGCCGCAGCCTACGAGCTTGAAGAAACCCGGGTAGACCGGCGTGATCTGCCGGGGGTCTTCGTCGGGTACCTGCACGTACTGCACGGCGTAGCGCAGCCTTCCGGCGAGCCGCTTCAGATCATCGAACGGTTGGGTGAGCCGGTAGACGTTGCCGCTGGCCACTCCGACGGCGTGCACCCCGTCGGTCCAGACGCCCAGGCGTCCGTCACCGAAGGTGTTGGCCGCGTCGCAGGCGCCCAGGGGCCGGAGATTGGCCGGACCGGGCAGGAAGGCGGCCACAAGGCCGCGAACGGGTTCGAGGCCTTCCTCGGCCAGCCGTTTGCGGGCGTCGGCCTCGCCAAGGTACGGATAGTTGCGCTGGCAGCTGGTCACGGTTCGGACGAGGCTGCCCGGATGCTTCCAGGCGGGCACGACGACCGTGCCCACGCACTCCCCGCGGGCGTTGAAGAGCGGCACCACGTAACGCGGGCCCGCTCGGGTGAGCACGTCCCTCCAGTACCAGGTCTTGGCCAACTCGAGCCAGCGGTCGAAGCCCTCTTGCCCCGCTTCGATCCCGTTGCGCGCCAGAAAACGCTTGGCCTTGTCGGCGAGCAGGCGGCGGATGCGGGCGTCGGGCGGCGGAGGCGTGTCCCTGCGGAGGGGTGCGTCCACGTAGAGCGGCTCGCCCGGCCTGAAGCGCGGCTCGCCCTCCCGGACCGGGCCGAGGTTCTCGAAACGGCGCAGGTAGGACTGCGGCAGCTCCGCGTACAACGCCGCCAGGTCCTCGACGTCGACGTCCAGCGCCAGGGCCAGGGCGTCTTCAGGGGTGCGCGGCTCGATTCCCTGGCGGGCGCTCTGCTCGAGCACTTCGAGGCCCCAAGGGTCGTTGGCGAGGGCCAAGGAAAATACGAGCCCAGCCCATAGAAGGATAAGTAACTTGATTGTTTTCATGCCAGCATGCTACCACAACGTTTCCGCCCGGCCGGGGCACGCGCGGACCAAGGAACGCCCCCACGTCCGCAGACGTGGGGGATGCGGTGGGGCGACCGGGGCGCTACCCTTCGGGACGCTGCTTTTCTTCCTCTTCCTTGCGCAGCATCCGCCTGAGAATCTTCCCCACCGCCGTCTTCGGCAGGTCGTCGCGGAACTCCCAAAGCTTGGGCACCTTGTAGGCGGCCAGGCGTTCCTTGGCGAACTGCTTCAACTCTTCCTCGCTCACCTGGCCCTCGTACCCTTCCTTGAGCACCACGAAGGCCTTCACGGTCTCGCCCCGGTAGGCGTCGGGCACCCCCACCACCGCGGCCTCCTTGACCGCCGGGTGCTGGTACAGCACCTCTTCCACCTCGCGCGGGTAGATGTTGTACCCGCCGGCGATGATCATGTCCTTCTTGCGGTCGACGATGTAGAAGTACCCCTCCTCGTCCATCCGCGCCACGTCGCCCGTGAACAGCCAGCCGTCCTTCAGCGTCTGCGCCGTCTCCTCGGGCCGGTTCCAGTACCCCTTCATCACGTTGGGCCCCTTGACCACCAGCTCGCCCACCTCGCCCGGGGGCAGGGGGTGGCCGTCGGGGTCTGCGCAGTAGGCGTCCACCGAGGGGAAGGGCAGGCCGATCGAGCCCACCTTGCGTTCGCCGTAGAGCGGGTTGCAGTGGGTCACCGGCGCGGCCTCGGTGAGGCCGTAGCCTTCCACCAGCTTGGCGCCGGTCAGTTCCTCGAACTTGGTGGCCACCTCGACGGGCAGCGGCGCGGCGCCCGAGAGGCAGACCTTGATGGTGCGGATGTTGCGCTTCTCGATGCCCGGGAAGGTGTTGAAGGCCACGTACATCGTGGGCACGCCGGGAAAGTGGGTCACCCGGTGTTTCTCGATCGCCGCCACCACCTCGGCGATCTCGAAGCGCGGCAGGAGGACCATCTTCATGCCCCGCATCACCGAGTAGTTCATGCTCACCGTCATGCCGTAGACGTGGAAGAAGGGGATCACGCTGAGCATGACGCCGTTCTTCCAGACCTGTCCGGGTTCCCAGGCATCGACCTGAAAGACGTTGCTGATCAGGTTGCGGTGGGTGAGCATCGCGCCCTTGGAAACCCCGGTGGTGCCGCCGGTGTACTGGAGGAGCGCCAGGTCGTCGGTCTCGATCGGGTGCGCCTCGGGGCTGGGCGGGGCCTGGAGCAGCCGTTTCCAGTCGTGGCGCTTGGGGTCGCGCGGCAGGTTCACCCAGCGGCCTTCTTTCTTGGCCTTGATCGGGAAAAGCCAGTTCTTGGGGAAGGGCAGGTAGTCCTGGAGGCCCGTGGTCACCACGCGCTTCACCGGAACCTCGCCGGCCACCTCCGCGTAGCGGGGCCAGAGCAGGTCGAGGATCACCAGCGTTTCCGCGCCCGAGTCGCGCAGCTGGTGCGAGAGCTCGCGCGGGGTGTAGAGCGGGTTGGTGTTCACGGCCACGGCGCCGGCCAGCAACGCGCCGTAGAAAGCGATGATGAACTGCGGGGTGTTGGGCAGCATGATGGCCACGCGGTCGCCCGGCTTGACCCCGAGGTCCTGGAGGGCCCGCGCGAAGCGGCGCGTCTCCTCCCATAGCTGGCCGTAACTCATTCGTCGGCCCAGGAAGTCGAGGGCTTGTTTTTCGGGGTTCGCCTCCGCGGTCCTGCGCATCAGCTCGTAGAGGGGAACCTCGGGGTAGTCCACTTCGCGCGGCACCCCTTCGTCGTAATGGGCGTACCAGGGTCGTTCCATGTTGCGCCTCCAGTTTTCTTAGCCTTCAGTATACCGGCCGGGCGCGCAAAGGTCGATCGCGCCCCTGGTTACTTCAGCATCCTCCTCAAGATCTTCCCCACCGCCGTCTTCGGCAGGTCGTCGCGGAACTCCCAAAGCTTGGGCACCTTGTAGGCGGCCAGGCGTTCCTTGGCGAACTGCTTCAACTCTTCCTCGCTCACCTGGCCCTCGTACCCTTCCTTGAGCACCACGAAGGCCTTCACGGTCTCGCCCCGGTAGGCGTCGGGCACCCCCACCACCGCGGCCTCCTTGACCGCCGGGTGCTGGTACAGCACCTCTTCCACCTCGCGCGGGTAGATGTTGTACCCGCCGGCGATGATCATGTCCTTCTTGCGGTCGACGATGTAGAAGTACCCCTCCTCGTCCATCCGCGCCACGTCGCCCGTGAACAGCCAGCCGTCCTTCAGCGTCTGCGCCGTCTCCTCGGGCCGGTTCCAGTACCCCTTCATCACGTTGGGCCCCTTGACCACCAGCTCGCCCACCTCGCCCGGGGGCAGGGGTTGGCCGTCGGGATCGACGATCCGCGCCTCGACTCCGGGCAGCGGCAGGCCGATGGCCCCCTTCTTCCTGCGGCCGTAGATCGGGTTGGCGTGGGTGACGGGCGAGGACTCGGTGAGGCCGTAGCCCTCGACGAGTTTGGCGCCGGTGATCTTCTCGAAGGTCTGGGCCACCTCGACCGGGAGCGGGGCGGAGCCGGAGATGCACGCCCGGATCGAGCCGAGCCGGTAACGCGGCGTGAGCGGCGAGGTGTTGATGGCCACGTACATCGTGGGCACGCCGGGGAAGAGGGTGGGGCGTTCGCGCTGGATGGTCTCGAGCGTCAGCTTGGTGTCCCAGCGCGGCAGCAGCACCAGCCGGGCGCCGCCCACGACGGCGAGGTTCATGGCCACGGTCATGCCGTAGACGTGGAAGAAGGGGATGACCCCGAGGATCACCTCGCCGCCCTCGCGAAAATCGGGGATCCAGGCCTTGACCTGGTGGGCATTGCTGGCCAGGTTGCGGTGGGTGAGCATCGCGCCCTTGGGCGTTCCGGTCGTGCCCCCGGTGTACTGCAGCAGGGCCAGGTCGTCGAGTCGCGGTTCCCGAGGCGGCGGCGCGCTTTCGCGGCCGTTGCGCAGGAAGGCCTTCCAGGGGGTGCCGCCCAAGCGTTCGGGCCAGGTTCCTTCCCGCCGGGCCTTGAGCGGAAAGAGCCGGTTCTTGGGAAACGGCAGGTAGTCCTGGATGCCGGTTCGCACCACGGCCTTGAGGGCGAACTCGTCCTGGATCTCCTCGAAGCGGGGCCAGAGCAGATCGAGCAGCACGAGCGCTCGAGCCCCGGAGTCGCCGAGCTGGTGGGCCAGCTCGCGCGCGGTGTACATGGGGTTGACGTTCACGACCGTCGCGCCGGCCAGCAGGGCGCCGTAGAAGGCGACGACGAACTGAGGGCTGTTGGGCAGCATCAGGGCCACGCGGTCGCCGGGCTCGACGCCGGAGGCCGCGAGCGCGCCCGCAAAGCGCCGGGCCTCGTTCCACAGCCGCCGGTAGCTGATCCGCGAGCCCAGGAACACGATCGCGGTGCTGCGGGGCTGGCGTTCGGCGACGCGCCGGAGCGTGGTCGGCAACGGTTCGAGCGGGGGGAGCTGGAAGGAAACGCCGTCGTCGTAGTGCTCTCGCCAAAAGGGTTCGTTCATGCGCGCCTCCGCGGTGTGCCGGTGGACCCGGTACAAGATTGCATCGAGGTCAATATAACGGGTTTGGCGCGGCGGCGGCCAGGGCGTAAGACCCGGCCCGCGGGCGGGACCCCCAGCGGGTAGAATGGTCCCGACGCGAAACGTGGCGGCGGCACTGGACAAGGGGTGTGGTGTCGGTATAAGTTTATACTCGGTATAAGGAGGAGGCTATGCGAATCAAGAAAGTTGGCGTAGTCGGCGCAGGGACCATGGGCAGCGGCATCGCCGCCCTGCTGGCCTCGGCCGGCGTGCCGGTGGTGCTCTTGGACATACCCGGCAAGGACGACCCGCTCGAGTTCGTCAAGCGAGGGCTCGAGCGGGCGAAGAAGGCGAGGCCCGCGGCCTTCATGCGGAAGGACCGCGCCGCGCTGATCACGATCGGCAACACACGCGACGACCTGGAGCTGCTTGGGGACGTTGACTGGGTCATCGAGGCCATCATCGAGAAGCTCGAGCCCAAGCAGGAGCTCTACGCGCGCCTCGAAGAGGTCCTCCCCGAGCACGCGATCGTGAGCTCGAACACCTCGGGCATCCCCATGAAGGCGCTGCTCGAGGGGCGCAGCGACCGCTTCAAGAAGCGGTTTTTGGGCACCCACTTCTTCAACCCGCCGCGCTACCTGCACCTGCTGGAGATCATCCCCACCCCCCACACCGACCCGGCGGTGCTCGAGGCCATCGAGAACTTTGGCGACCGCATCCTCGGCAAGGGGCTGGTGCGCGCCAAGGACGTGCCCGGCTTCATCGCCAACCGCCTGGGCGTCTACGGCATGCTCCGGGCCGTGGCGCTGATGGAGAAGCACGACCTCACCATCGACGAGGTGGACGCGCTCACCGGTCCGCTGATCGGCCGACCCAAGAGCGCCGTCTTCCGCACCGCCGACCTGACCGGCCTGGACGTGCTCAAGATGGTGGCCGAGGAGCTGGCCCACACCACCGGCGAGGACTTCTCGCTGCCCGATTGGGTGCTGAAGGTCATCGAGGGCGGCTGCCTGGGCGACAAGACCAAGTGCGGCTTCTACAAGAAAGAGGGCAAGGAGATCTACACCCTCGACTGGAAGACGCTCGAGTACCGGCCGCGCCAGAAGCCGAAGATCCCCGGCGTGGACGAGGCCAAGCAGCTTTCCCTGCCCAAGCGGATCGCCGCCGTGCTCGACCTGCCCGGCAAGTACGGCGCCTTCCTGCGCGACCTCTTCGCCGTCAGCAGCCAGTACACCCTGGCCAAGACGCCGGAGATCGCCTACGACGTCGTGAGCGTGGACCGCGCCCTCAAGTGGGGCTTCGGCTGGCGGATGGGCCCCTTCGAGCAGATGGACGCGGTGGGACTCGACAAGACCGCCGAGCTGATCGAGGCCGCCGGGCTGGAAAAGCCCGAGCTGCTGGCCAAGGCCGAGGGTTCGTTCTACAAGAAGGAGGGCGCGAGCCGCCAGATGCTGGCGCTCGAGGGCGGTTACGTGCCGGTGCCGGAGCTACCCGGCGTCATCGAGATCCAGACCCTGAAGGACGCCGGCAAGGTGGTCAAGGAGTCCAAGGACGCCGGCCTCTACGACCTCGGCGACGGCGTGCTGCTGCTTGAGTTCCGCACCAAGATGGGCGCGCTGGGCGAGGGCATCTTCAAGATGCTCGACTACGGCATGAAGTACATCGAGCAAAACGACCTCGCCGGCTTGGTAATCGGCCGCGAGGACGAGCGCGCCTTCTCCGCCGGGGCCAACCTGGCGCTCATCCTGATGCTGGCCCAGGAGGGCGAGTGGGACGAGCTGGAGATGGCGGTCAAACTCTTCCAGAAGAGCACGATGCGGCTGCGCGAGGCGCCCTTCCCGGTGGTCGTGGCGCCCTTCGGCCTCACCCTGGGCGGCGGTGCGGAGATGACGCTGCACGCCGACCGGGTGCAGGCGGCGGCCGAGAGCTACATCGGCCTGGTCGAGGTGGGCGTGGGCCTCATCCCCGCGGGCGGCGGCACCAAGGAGCTGCTCTTCCGCTTCACCGAGGACCTGGCCCCGTACACGGGCGCCATGGGGGCGGAGGCCGACCCCTTTGCCGCGGTCAAGCGGGCCTTCGAGGTCATCGCCATGGCCAAGACCTCGACGAGCGCGCTCGAGGCCTTCGAGATCGGCTACCTGCAGAAGGGCGACCGCATCTCGATGAACAAGGACCGCCTCATCGCCGACGCCAAGCAGCGGGTGCTCGACCTGGCGCCCGACTACGTCAGCCCGGTGCGCGGCAAGATCACCGCGCTCGGCAAGGAGGCGCTGGGCAACCTCAAGTACGCGGTCTGGAGCTTCCGCGAGGCGGGCCAGATCACCGACCACGAGGTGAGGATCGCCAGCGAGCTCGCCTACGTGCTTTCGGGGGGTGACGGCCCGCGCCGCGAGGTAAGCGAGTGGGACATCCTCGACCTCGAGCGTGAGGCCTTCCTCAAACTGCTCGGCACCCGAAAGACCCAGGAGCGGATCGCCCACACCCTCAAGACGGGCAAGACGCTGCGCAACTAAAGGAGGAGACGACGATGCGCGAAGCCGTAATCGTAAGCGCCGCCCGCACGCCGGTGGCGAAGGGAAAGAAGAACGGGGCGCTCGCCAGCGTCCACCCGGTGGAGCTGAGCGCCCTGGTGATGAAGGAGACCGTGGGCCGCGCCGGCCTCGACCCCGCCAAGCTCGACGACGTGCTCTGGGGCTGCGCCATGCCCGAGGCCTCGCAGGGGCTGAACATCGCCCGGCTGGCCCTCCTGAAGGCCGGCTTCCCGGTGGACGTTCCGGGGGCGACGATCAACCGCTTCTGCTCGAGCGGCCTGCAGACCGTGGCCCTGGCCGCCCAGGCCATCCTGAGCGGCATCAACGACGTGGTGCTGGCCGGTGGCGTCGAGATGATGAGCCAGGTGCCGATGTCGGGTTTCCACTACCGGCTCGAGGAGAGCCTGACCCCGGACACCTGGAGCCCCGAGAGCTACTCGAGCTACATCGGCATGGGCTTCACCGCCGAACGCGTGGCCGAGCGCTGGAACGTCAGCCGCGAGGACCAGGACAAGTGGGCGCTGCGCAGCCACCAGCGGGCCCACGCCGCCCAGTCCGAGGGCCGCTTCAAGGACGAGACCATTCCCGTACCGGTGCGGAAGGTGAGCTGGCAGGGGCGCAAGAAGAAGGTCGAGGAGGCGGTCTTCGACTACGAAGAGCTCATCCGCCCCGACACCAGCCTGGAGGCGCTGGCGAAGCTGCGACCGGCCTTCAAGGAGGGCGGCACCGTGACCGCCGGCAACGCCAGCCCCTACTCCGACGGCGCCGCCGGCGTGCTGGTGATGGAACGCTCCGTGGCCGAGGCGCTGGGCCTGCCCATCCTGGCCAGGTTCGTGACCTTCCAGGTCGCCGGCGTCGAGCCCGACGTGATGGGCGTGGGGCCGGCCAAGGCCGTTCCCAAGGCGCTCGAGAAGGCGGGCTGGACGATGGACGACCTCGACCTGATCGAGTTCAACGAGGCCTTCGCCGCCCAGGTGCTGGCCGTGATCCGCGAGCTGGGGATGCCCGAGGAAAAGGTCAACGTCAACGGCGGCGCGATCGCCCTGGGCCACCCGCTGGGGGCGACCGGCGCCAAGCTGACCACCCAGCTGATCCACGAGCTGCGCCGGCGCGGCGGCGGTAAGGGTTTGGTGACGATGTGCATCGGCGGCGGCATGGGCGCGGCCGGACTTTTTGAGGTGTACGGAGCTTAACGAGGAGGTCGTAACGATGGCGGACAAACCCCTGTGGAAGAAGGGCGG
This genomic stretch from Oceanithermus profundus DSM 14977 harbors:
- the ppdK gene encoding pyruvate, phosphate dikinase, which produces MGWVYAFTETEGLGKELLGGKGFALAEMTRLGFPVPPGFTLTTEACRAYLEHGAFPEGLWEGVRQQVARLEAATGKRFGGAGGLPLLVSVRSGAPVSMPGMMDTILNLGLTRAGVAALAEASGNPRFAWDSYRRLVQMYGEVVLGLAAEGFERLLDRAKVLAGAERDVDLSAADLERLVAAYQEHIEAQGQAFPDDPWRQLEGAVRAVFESWNNPRARTYRRLYEIPDDLGTAVNVQAMVFGNLGDDSGTGVGFSRNPATGERGLYGEYLKNAQGEDVVAGVRTPQPLERLRESDPGLYEEIADVAARLETHFRDMQDFEFTVERGRLYLLQTRTGKRTPEAAVRIAVEMAEEGAISREEALSRVDANTLPSLLRARIDPDRAPEPVAEGLPASPGAAVGHAVLDAETAESWAGRGLPVILVRPETTPEDISGMYIARGILTARGGMTSHAAVVARGMGVPAVVGVAALSLNLEERSFRLGDRSFKEGDVISLDGTTGKVFAGEVALSEGGSGAYLQRLLEWAEPHRELGVRANADTPADARRARELGAEGIGLVRTEHMFFDPERIPWVRALILAETEKEEREALDRLFAFQRADFMGLLEAMDGLPVTVRLLDPPLHEFLPPLVELERKEAAGALAPGEAKVLAQVRQLHEVNPMLGFRGVRLLLVRPEILRMQTAALLSATRALMEQGRDPRPELMIPLVSTPEEVEQALAVVREVFAEFDLVLPVGTMVETPRAALVAGAIAPLVDFFSFGTNDLTQLTFGISRDDAGHFLPRYLDARTFAHDPTERLDAAAVGRLLEIAVREGRAANPNLKLGLCGEHGGEAQSVHLAQRLGLDYVSASPFRVLTARLAAAQAALAGGSSRARA
- a CDS encoding long-chain-fatty-acid--CoA ligase → MERPWYAHYDEGVPREVDYPEVPLYELMRRTAEANPEKQALDFLGRRMSYGQLWEETRRFARALQDLGVKPGDRVAIMLPNTPQFIIAFYGALLAGAVAVNTNPLYTPRELSHQLRDSGAETLVILDLLWPRYAEVAGEVPVKRVVTTGLQDYLPFPKNWLFPIKAKKEGRWVNLPRDPKRHDWKRLLQAPPSPEAHPIETDDLALLQYTGGTTGVSKGAMLTHRNLISNVFQVDAWEPGQVWKNGVMLSVIPFFHVYGMTVSMNYSVMRGMKMVLLPRFEIAEVVAAIEKHRVTHFPGVPTMYVAFNTFPGIEKRNIRTIKVCLSGAAPLPVEVATKFEELTGAKLVEGYGLTEAAPVTHCNPLYGERKVGSIGLPFPSVDAYCADPDGHPLPPGEVGELVVKGPNVMKGYWNRPEETAQTLKDGWLFTGDVARMDEEGYFYIVDRKKDMIIAGGYNIYPREVEEVLYQHPAVKEAAVVGVPDAYRGETVKAFVVLKEGYEGQVSEEELKQFAKERLAAYKVPKLWEFRDDLPKTAVGKILRRMLRKEEEEKQRPEG
- a CDS encoding long-chain-fatty-acid--CoA ligase codes for the protein MNEPFWREHYDDGVSFQLPPLEPLPTTLRRVAERQPRSTAIVFLGSRISYRRLWNEARRFAGALAASGVEPGDRVALMLPNSPQFVVAFYGALLAGATVVNVNPMYTARELAHQLGDSGARALVLLDLLWPRFEEIQDEFALKAVVRTGIQDYLPFPKNRLFPLKARREGTWPERLGGTPWKAFLRNGRESAPPPREPRLDDLALLQYTGGTTGTPKGAMLTHRNLASNAHQVKAWIPDFREGGEVILGVIPFFHVYGMTVAMNLAVVGGARLVLLPRWDTKLTLETIQRERPTLFPGVPTMYVAINTSPLTPRYRLGSIRACISGSAPLPVEVAQTFEKITGAKLVEGYGLTESSPVTHANPIYGRRKKGAIGLPLPGVEARIVDPDGQPLPPGEVGELVVKGPNVMKGYWNRPEETAQTLKDGWLFTGDVARMDEEGYFYIVDRKKDMIIAGGYNIYPREVEEVLYQHPAVKEAAVVGVPDAYRGETVKAFVVLKEGYEGQVSEEELKQFAKERLAAYKVPKLWEFRDDLPKTAVGKILRRMLK
- a CDS encoding 3-hydroxyacyl-CoA dehydrogenase/enoyl-CoA hydratase family protein — encoded protein: MRIKKVGVVGAGTMGSGIAALLASAGVPVVLLDIPGKDDPLEFVKRGLERAKKARPAAFMRKDRAALITIGNTRDDLELLGDVDWVIEAIIEKLEPKQELYARLEEVLPEHAIVSSNTSGIPMKALLEGRSDRFKKRFLGTHFFNPPRYLHLLEIIPTPHTDPAVLEAIENFGDRILGKGLVRAKDVPGFIANRLGVYGMLRAVALMEKHDLTIDEVDALTGPLIGRPKSAVFRTADLTGLDVLKMVAEELAHTTGEDFSLPDWVLKVIEGGCLGDKTKCGFYKKEGKEIYTLDWKTLEYRPRQKPKIPGVDEAKQLSLPKRIAAVLDLPGKYGAFLRDLFAVSSQYTLAKTPEIAYDVVSVDRALKWGFGWRMGPFEQMDAVGLDKTAELIEAAGLEKPELLAKAEGSFYKKEGASRQMLALEGGYVPVPELPGVIEIQTLKDAGKVVKESKDAGLYDLGDGVLLLEFRTKMGALGEGIFKMLDYGMKYIEQNDLAGLVIGREDERAFSAGANLALILMLAQEGEWDELEMAVKLFQKSTMRLREAPFPVVVAPFGLTLGGGAEMTLHADRVQAAAESYIGLVEVGVGLIPAGGGTKELLFRFTEDLAPYTGAMGAEADPFAAVKRAFEVIAMAKTSTSALEAFEIGYLQKGDRISMNKDRLIADAKQRVLDLAPDYVSPVRGKITALGKEALGNLKYAVWSFREAGQITDHEVRIASELAYVLSGGDGPRREVSEWDILDLEREAFLKLLGTRKTQERIAHTLKTGKTLRN
- a CDS encoding thiolase family protein; its protein translation is MREAVIVSAARTPVAKGKKNGALASVHPVELSALVMKETVGRAGLDPAKLDDVLWGCAMPEASQGLNIARLALLKAGFPVDVPGATINRFCSSGLQTVALAAQAILSGINDVVLAGGVEMMSQVPMSGFHYRLEESLTPDTWSPESYSSYIGMGFTAERVAERWNVSREDQDKWALRSHQRAHAAQSEGRFKDETIPVPVRKVSWQGRKKKVEEAVFDYEELIRPDTSLEALAKLRPAFKEGGTVTAGNASPYSDGAAGVLVMERSVAEALGLPILARFVTFQVAGVEPDVMGVGPAKAVPKALEKAGWTMDDLDLIEFNEAFAAQVLAVIRELGMPEEKVNVNGGAIALGHPLGATGAKLTTQLIHELRRRGGGKGLVTMCIGGGMGAAGLFEVYGA